One Lepus europaeus isolate LE1 chromosome 7, mLepTim1.pri, whole genome shotgun sequence DNA segment encodes these proteins:
- the LOC133764212 gene encoding olfactory receptor 10Q1-like codes for MLAWKPVLNHSGPTEFVFRLFTAVPEFQVLLFLLFLLLYLMILCGNTAIISVVCTHSSLHTPMYFFLCNLSLLEICYTTVVVPLMLSNILGAQKPIPLAGCGAQMFFFATLGSIDCFLLAVMAYDRYVAICHPLHYTFIMTQRLCIQMVVGSVGLSIILSLLLSASVFTLPFCGHRQEINHFLCDVAPVLRLACADTHMHQGVLYLVSFLVLTVPFLLICVSYMFITCAILRIRSAQGRSRAFSTCSSHLTVVLLQYGCCSLVYLRPRSSTSEDEDRKIALVYTFITPLLNPLIYTLRNKDVKGALKKAVVSKAASGTD; via the coding sequence ATGTTGGCTTGGAAACCTGTCCTCAACCACTCTGGCCCtactgagtttgttttccgccTGTTCACGGCTGTCCCAGAATTCCAggtccttctcttccttctcttcctcctcctctacctGATGATCCTCTGTGGCAACACAGCCATCATCTCTGtggtgtgcacacacagctccctccacacccccatgtacttcttcctgtgCAATCTGTCTCTCCTGGAAATCTGCTACACCACTGTTGTGGTGCCCCTGATGCTGTCCAACATTTTGGGAGCCCAGAAGCCCATTCCGTTGGCTGGCTGTGGGGCCCAAATGTTCTTCTTTGCCACCCTTGGCAGCATTGACTGTTTCCTCCTGGCAGTCATGGCCTATGACCGCTACGTGGCCATCTGCCACCCACTGCACTACACCTTCATCATGACCCAGAGGCTGTGCATTCAGATGGTGGTGGGCTCTGTAGGCCTGTCCATCATCCTCTCCCTACTGCTCTCTGCCTCAGTCTTCACCCTGCCCTTCTGTGGGCACCGCCAGGAAATCAACCACTTCCTCTGTGATGTGGCTCCAGTCTTGCGCCTGGCGTGCGCGGACACCCACATGCACCAGGGTGTCCTCTACCTGGTGAGTTTCCTCGTGCTGACGGTGCCCTTCCTGCTCATCTGCGTCTCCTACATGTTCATCACCTGCGCCATCCTCCGCATCCGCTCTGCCCAGGGCCGCAGCAGGGCTTTCTCCACCTGCTCCTCGCACCTCACGGTGGTCCTGCTTCAGTacggctgctgcagcctggtctATCTGCGTCCCCGGTCCAGCACCTCGGAGGACGAGGACCGCAAAATCGCCCTCGTCTACACCTTTATCACCCCCTTACTCAACCCTCTGATCTACACCCTCAGGAACAAGGATGTCAAAGGTGCTCTGAAGAAAGCCGTCGTCAGTAAAGCGGCCTCTGGCACCGACTGA